From a single Pleurodeles waltl isolate 20211129_DDA chromosome 10, aPleWal1.hap1.20221129, whole genome shotgun sequence genomic region:
- the LOC138262346 gene encoding olfactory receptor 1f45-like: MEPNNQTIEFILLGFTDQQQKSVGMFLLFLIIYIITLIGNIIIMVVIRGEPELHTPMYFFISNLSFVDICFTTVTVPRLLANFLMEVRSISFTGCFTQMYFFVAMGTTESLILAVMAYDRWVAICKPLHYTEVMSPLFCKGLAPGSWLAASLHTLLHCITISKLSYCSDNHIHHFFCDMTSLLKLSCSDTSTNELLIFTEGSLFIVGPFVFISVSYIIIVSSILRLYSGEGRWQTFSTCSSHLTVVSLFYGTIIFIYFRPSLSYSLQYDRIVSVVYSMITPMLTPIIYSLRNKEVREALRKAIQGIIPSKDK, translated from the coding sequence ATGGAACCAAATAATCAGACAATTGAGTTCATCCTCCTGGGGTTCACCGACCAGCAACAAAAGtctgtgggcatgttcttgctctTTCTCATCATCTACATCATAACCCTGATAGGAAATATTATCATCATGGTGGTTATTCGAGGTGAACCCGAACTGCATACTCCTATGTATTTCTTTATTTCCAACCTGTCCTTTGTTGACATCTGTTTCACAACTGTCACTGTACCCAGACTGCTAGCAAACTTCCTGATGGAGGTAAGGTCTATTTCATTCACAGGATGCTTCACACAGATGTACTTTTTTGTGGCCATGGGTACTACGGAGAGCTTAATTCTTGCTGTGATGGCTTACGACCGCTGGGTGGCCATCTGCAAGCCTCTTCACTACACTGAGGTGATGAGCCCCCTGTTTTGCAAGGGGTTGGCGCCTGGATCCTGGCTTGCTGCCTCCTTGCATACCCTGCTACATTGCATCACTATTTCCAAATTGTCCTACTGTTCAGACAACCACATCCATCACTTCTTCTGTGATATGACATCGCTGCTTAAACTTTCCTGCAGTGACACCTCCACCAATGAGCTTCTTATATTCACTGAAGGTTCCCTATTCATTGTGGGTCCTTTTGTGTTCATATCTGTTTCCTACATAATCATTGTCTCCTCAATCCTGAGGCTCTATTCTGGGGAAGGGAGATGGCAGACATTCTCCACTTGCTCATCACACCTGACTGTAGTTTCCTTGTTTTATGGCAcaatcattttcatttatttcCGCCCTTCACTGAGTTACTCATTACAATATGACAGGATTGTAAGTGTTGTGTACTCTATGATAACCCCTATGTTAACCCCAATCATCTACAGCCTGAGAAACAAGGAAGTCAGAGAGGCACTGAGGAAAGCTATTCAGGGAATTATTCCTTCTAAAGATAAATGA